One window from the genome of Gimesia aquarii encodes:
- a CDS encoding ROK family protein, which yields MSTDSIDTVKQHWAGFDLGGTKMLAKIFDSEYQTLGRKRRKTKGHSGVESGLERIAQTIHQALEEANLTPDMLAGIGVGCPGPLDLKKGVIFEAPNLGWYDAPVKEVLEKEFGCPVVICNDVDAGVFGEYRFGAAKDSTSSMGIFPGTGIGGGAVYRGQLVQGSKSSCMEIGHTKVLPSGPECGCGQHGCLEVFASRLAISAGAAQAAYRGDAPKLRELAGTDLSDIRSGILAAAVQGGDESVKKIILRAAKYIGIAAGNMVHTFSPEVIVLGGGLIEAMPDLIVPAVAEATRENVMPTFKDSFKVVAAQLGDDSTVLGAAAWAQKVIQESPSLRIETKV from the coding sequence ATGTCTACTGATTCAATTGACACCGTAAAACAACATTGGGCTGGTTTTGATTTGGGCGGGACCAAAATGCTCGCAAAAATCTTCGATTCTGAATACCAAACTTTGGGCAGAAAACGGAGAAAGACCAAAGGTCATTCAGGCGTGGAATCTGGCTTGGAGCGTATAGCGCAAACAATCCATCAGGCTCTGGAAGAAGCCAATCTAACGCCTGACATGTTGGCGGGTATTGGCGTGGGCTGCCCGGGTCCACTGGATTTAAAAAAAGGGGTTATCTTCGAAGCCCCTAATTTGGGTTGGTATGATGCTCCCGTCAAAGAAGTACTGGAAAAAGAGTTTGGTTGTCCCGTTGTCATTTGCAACGATGTCGATGCTGGTGTTTTCGGTGAATACCGTTTTGGAGCGGCCAAAGATTCTACTTCTTCAATGGGTATCTTCCCCGGAACGGGGATCGGAGGAGGGGCCGTTTATCGTGGTCAACTGGTCCAGGGGAGTAAAAGCTCCTGCATGGAAATTGGCCATACTAAAGTTTTACCCAGTGGCCCCGAATGTGGCTGCGGTCAGCATGGATGTCTGGAAGTGTTTGCCAGTCGTCTGGCAATATCAGCAGGTGCGGCACAGGCTGCTTATCGCGGTGATGCACCTAAGTTACGTGAGCTGGCAGGAACCGATCTCTCTGATATCAGGAGTGGAATCCTGGCTGCTGCAGTTCAGGGAGGAGATGAAAGCGTTAAAAAAATTATTTTACGTGCAGCAAAATATATCGGAATCGCTGCCGGGAATATGGTGCATACATTCTCGCCTGAAGTAATTGTTCTGGGAGGGGGATTGATCGAAGCCATGCCGGATCTGATAGTACCAGCAGTCGCTGAAGCCACTCGTGAGAACGTGATGCCAACATTTAAAGATTCGTTTAAAGTCGTAGCCGCCCAATTAGGGGATGACTCCACTGTCTTGGGAGCCGCGGCCTGGGCACAAAAAGTGATTCAAGAATCTCCATCGTTGAGAATTGAAACGAAAGTATGA
- a CDS encoding MotA/TolQ/ExbB proton channel family protein, with product MYFQFPCEKCSKKLKVRDENIGKKVRCPYCHHAMLVKRPETPIIDTSVDISTSSSPSSSSRTSSSRGTKKAASSGWADGTEVSLSKSATIALVTSILFYVLVFPIRGYYLGELFLDRGWVPFVLVFLMSWSGAILFLKSRKLAKQKDSMLFDTLPTDISEEISEKTVSKFIEHVNALPVDPRESFLINRVLRGLEHFSVLGSSSEVSSRLQSQSEIDATAIDSSYTMLKVFIWAIPILGFIGTVMGISESVGSFSGSMDAAQDISVLKDSLNGVTGGLSTAFDTTLVALVMSMLVMFPSSSMQKSEEDLLNWVDEYCNENLLKRLKESDQATSGSEKDHRRLIQRTIDKAMADHHAELQTWTQKLEGIGSTLSQQVMKSWGKIDDKIRTQQEEQLNKTQQVIDKLTAEHNSVMEQMEAVQLKMTELQSEQVTQMEKMNGETSEVVEAAEVLSQSFNGVQQGLNGLNTVLSDLGEKQVLIQQVEAPRKKWGLFGSSRKVR from the coding sequence ATGTATTTCCAGTTTCCCTGTGAAAAATGTTCCAAAAAACTCAAAGTTCGTGACGAAAATATAGGCAAAAAGGTCCGATGTCCGTACTGCCATCACGCAATGTTAGTGAAACGACCGGAAACTCCGATAATCGACACTTCCGTTGATATCTCCACTTCAAGTTCTCCCTCCTCTTCTTCAAGGACTTCAAGCAGTCGAGGAACTAAGAAAGCCGCGTCCAGCGGTTGGGCTGACGGAACTGAGGTCAGCCTTTCGAAGAGTGCCACAATTGCGCTTGTGACTTCAATCCTTTTTTACGTATTAGTTTTTCCGATTCGGGGTTATTATCTGGGTGAACTCTTTCTAGACCGCGGATGGGTTCCGTTTGTACTTGTTTTTCTGATGAGCTGGTCCGGTGCGATTTTGTTTCTAAAGTCTCGCAAGTTAGCCAAGCAAAAGGACTCAATGCTCTTTGATACACTGCCGACTGATATTTCAGAAGAGATTTCTGAAAAGACGGTCTCGAAATTTATTGAACATGTGAATGCTCTTCCCGTCGATCCTCGTGAAAGCTTTTTGATCAATCGGGTCTTGAGAGGTTTAGAGCATTTTAGTGTATTGGGGAGTAGCTCCGAAGTCTCCAGCCGATTACAGTCACAATCAGAAATTGATGCAACAGCCATTGATTCCAGTTATACCATGCTCAAAGTCTTTATTTGGGCCATTCCTATCCTGGGATTCATTGGTACTGTGATGGGGATCAGTGAGTCTGTGGGAAGCTTCTCCGGATCTATGGATGCGGCTCAAGATATTTCTGTCTTAAAGGATTCTCTGAACGGCGTGACCGGTGGTTTATCAACTGCCTTCGATACCACGTTGGTTGCGCTGGTGATGAGTATGCTCGTCATGTTTCCCAGTAGTTCGATGCAAAAGTCGGAAGAAGATTTATTAAATTGGGTTGATGAGTACTGCAACGAAAATTTGTTAAAGCGGCTTAAAGAAAGTGATCAAGCCACAAGTGGCTCTGAGAAAGATCATCGACGCTTGATTCAGCGGACGATAGATAAAGCAATGGCCGACCATCATGCAGAACTGCAAACGTGGACACAGAAACTTGAGGGTATTGGCAGTACCCTGTCTCAGCAAGTTATGAAGTCCTGGGGCAAAATAGATGATAAAATTCGTACCCAGCAGGAAGAACAACTCAATAAAACCCAACAGGTCATTGATAAGTTAACTGCAGAGCACAATTCTGTTATGGAACAAATGGAGGCAGTGCAATTAAAAATGACAGAACTTCAGTCCGAACAAGTCACGCAAATGGAAAAAATGAATGGCGAGACAAGTGAGGTGGTGGAAGCTGCAGAAGTTCTTTCTCAGTCCTTCAATGGTGTGCAACAGGGATTAAACGGGCTCAACACGGTTTTATCTGACCTGGGAGAAAAGCAGGTGCTCATTCAGCAAGTAGAAGCACCTCGCAAAAAATGGGGACTCTTCGGCAGTTCAAGGAAAGTACGATAA
- a CDS encoding PQQ-binding-like beta-propeller repeat protein, translating to MTDSMPVRLLLAALLVSGLTLSSQSAERTQLSKSWKQWRGPDRQNHSTDTGLIQDWNENPPKLVWTATGLGKGYASVSIKDNRLFTTGNLPEGQAVIAVNTDDGKILWKTNLIDSNPKHGYPGARCTPSIDGDRLYAISTNGAISCLSVADGEIIWTKTFEEEWDGKMMSGWGFSESPLVDGDLVLCTPGGEDAMIVALDKTTGKEVWKTSVSDLGEKGKDGAGYSSIVISNAGGVKQYVQLTGRGLIGVRASDGKLLWNYNPVANKVANIPTPIVSGDYVFCSTGYGTGSALVKLSKDGDGIKAEEVYFLNAKTLQNHHGGMILHDGHIYCGHGHGKGFPICINLKSGKVVWGGRIRGEGSGSAAISFADGNLIFRYESGDLALIEATPKEYILKGSFKADQVLGKAWAQPVICGGKLYLREQGVLMCYDLKK from the coding sequence ATGACTGACTCGATGCCCGTTCGCCTGCTTTTGGCAGCCTTGCTGGTTAGTGGACTCACACTGTCATCCCAATCTGCTGAGCGTACTCAACTCTCAAAGTCCTGGAAACAATGGAGAGGACCAGACCGTCAGAATCATTCCACTGATACAGGACTCATTCAGGATTGGAATGAAAATCCCCCCAAGCTAGTCTGGACAGCCACTGGTTTGGGTAAAGGTTATGCCAGCGTTTCGATTAAGGATAACCGTTTATTTACAACCGGGAATCTTCCAGAAGGTCAGGCCGTGATCGCAGTCAACACGGATGATGGCAAAATTTTATGGAAAACAAATCTGATTGATTCAAATCCCAAACACGGCTATCCCGGTGCGCGTTGCACTCCTTCTATTGATGGAGATCGGTTGTATGCGATTTCCACTAATGGTGCGATCTCCTGCCTCAGTGTTGCCGATGGAGAAATCATCTGGACGAAAACCTTTGAAGAAGAGTGGGATGGAAAAATGATGTCTGGCTGGGGGTTTTCAGAATCTCCCCTGGTAGACGGCGATCTGGTTTTGTGTACTCCCGGCGGGGAAGATGCCATGATTGTTGCCCTGGATAAAACAACAGGAAAAGAAGTTTGGAAAACTTCAGTATCAGACCTGGGAGAAAAAGGGAAAGATGGAGCCGGCTATTCCTCAATCGTGATTTCCAATGCTGGCGGAGTAAAACAATATGTCCAACTCACCGGTAGAGGTTTGATTGGCGTGCGTGCCAGTGATGGTAAACTGCTTTGGAATTATAATCCTGTTGCAAATAAAGTTGCCAATATTCCAACTCCGATCGTCTCTGGAGATTATGTTTTTTGTTCAACTGGATATGGAACCGGCAGTGCTCTGGTAAAACTGTCCAAAGACGGAGACGGCATCAAGGCAGAAGAAGTTTATTTTCTGAACGCCAAAACGTTGCAAAACCATCATGGAGGCATGATTCTGCACGATGGTCATATTTATTGCGGACATGGACACGGAAAAGGGTTTCCGATCTGCATCAATTTAAAATCGGGCAAAGTGGTCTGGGGCGGAAGGATACGTGGTGAAGGTTCAGGTTCCGCTGCAATTTCTTTTGCAGACGGAAATTTGATCTTCCGCTATGAAAGTGGAGACTTAGCATTAATTGAAGCGACTCCGAAAGAATATATCTTGAAGGGCAGCTTCAAGGCAGACCAAGTCCTGGGCAAAGCCTGGGCACAACCTGTCATTTGTGGTGGGAAACTTTATCTGCGAGAGCAGGGTGTGTTAATGTGCTATGATCTGAAAAAATAG
- a CDS encoding YggS family pyridoxal phosphate-dependent enzyme: MEGLNGIIQNNYSKIQSRIKAACLRCQRNSESVTLVAVTKYAQMEWVKILLELGCIHLGESRTQQLNERAAMLPDDLHWHFIGPLQRNKVRRTILKSSLIHSVDSLKLLSTIDRIAAECGLQPHVLIEVNLAGEENKKGFSKADLLANWASIYTASHVCIDGLMTMAPHHQDPELARPVFHELSELRSQLQAISPAEIQLKELSMGMSGDFEVAIEEGATLVRIGSALYEGLN, encoded by the coding sequence ATGGAAGGCCTGAACGGCATCATTCAAAATAACTACTCAAAAATCCAAAGTCGAATCAAAGCGGCCTGCTTACGCTGCCAGCGCAATTCAGAATCGGTAACATTAGTGGCCGTTACAAAATATGCCCAAATGGAATGGGTGAAAATATTGCTTGAATTGGGATGCATCCATTTAGGTGAAAGCCGAACTCAGCAACTTAATGAGCGTGCCGCCATGCTGCCAGATGATCTGCATTGGCATTTTATTGGCCCCCTGCAACGCAATAAGGTCAGACGCACAATTCTGAAGAGTAGCCTTATTCACTCTGTTGATTCTTTGAAGTTGCTGTCAACCATCGATCGCATTGCCGCCGAATGTGGATTACAGCCACATGTTCTAATCGAAGTGAATCTTGCCGGTGAAGAGAATAAAAAAGGCTTTAGCAAAGCAGATCTCCTTGCTAATTGGGCATCGATTTATACCGCATCACATGTCTGTATAGACGGCCTGATGACAATGGCGCCTCATCATCAAGATCCAGAATTAGCACGACCTGTTTTCCATGAACTATCAGAATTGCGAAGTCAACTTCAGGCAATCTCACCTGCAGAGATACAATTGAAGGAGCTCTCGATGGGAATGAGTGGAGATTTTGAAGTCGCGATAGAAGAGGGCGCGACTCTCGTACGCATAGGTAGTGCACTCTATGAGGGCTTGAACTAA
- a CDS encoding response regulator, which translates to MKILVVDDVGYTCHFHTRLIEKFGYSACSATSGYEALNYLKTDNDISIVVTDLMMRGMDGVDLFQEAQNLERFTDEGELDPPQFVLMTALRMQKNSQDKDVQRLKLAKELGVGKIMFKPLDQDELEQTLKDMAMGAPTAAGKSLDLYTPTQSLKDAVKEIIDSGNAGAAEQFVECLTEEVDSLKKFLSTLETV; encoded by the coding sequence ATGAAAATTTTAGTAGTTGATGATGTTGGATATACTTGTCATTTCCATACACGACTTATAGAAAAATTTGGTTATTCCGCTTGTTCGGCGACTTCCGGATATGAAGCATTGAATTACCTGAAAACAGATAATGATATCAGCATTGTCGTGACTGATTTGATGATGCGTGGTATGGATGGCGTGGACTTGTTTCAAGAAGCACAGAATCTGGAACGATTTACCGATGAAGGAGAACTAGATCCTCCCCAGTTTGTTCTGATGACTGCTTTGAGAATGCAAAAAAATTCTCAAGATAAAGATGTTCAACGACTTAAGCTGGCGAAAGAACTAGGTGTCGGCAAGATTATGTTCAAGCCATTAGACCAGGATGAACTCGAACAAACATTAAAAGATATGGCAATGGGAGCCCCCACTGCTGCTGGAAAATCATTAGATTTATATACTCCCACACAAAGTTTGAAAGACGCTGTAAAAGAGATTATTGATTCTGGAAATGCGGGGGCTGCTGAACAATTTGTTGAATGTTTAACTGAAGAAGTCGACAGCCTGAAAAAGTTTTTGAGTACGCTGGAAACTGTTTAA
- a CDS encoding Hpt domain-containing protein, with product MSSLTPSLTGARWRLINREQVLDMAMGDTEFLSELIELFLGCVSKQMQEIKQAIEENDAEAIAEAAHACKGTVGNYTKLEPYLLLQSLENDGKSNHIEESQGKYCLLEKEITQLILEIKALMAQECYNVPASHQHVE from the coding sequence ATGTCAAGTTTAACTCCATCACTCACAGGAGCGCGCTGGCGATTGATTAATCGGGAGCAAGTACTCGATATGGCAATGGGGGATACTGAATTTCTCTCGGAATTGATCGAACTTTTTTTGGGCTGTGTCTCTAAGCAAATGCAGGAAATTAAGCAGGCCATTGAAGAAAATGATGCTGAAGCTATAGCTGAGGCAGCTCACGCGTGTAAAGGAACGGTGGGGAATTATACAAAACTGGAGCCCTATTTACTTTTACAATCACTGGAAAATGATGGGAAATCCAATCACATTGAAGAATCCCAAGGCAAATATTGTTTACTGGAAAAAGAAATCACTCAATTGATTTTAGAAATAAAAGCATTGATGGCTCAAGAGTGTTACAACGTTCCAGCTTCTCATCAGCATGTAGAATAA
- the aroB gene encoding 3-dehydroquinate synthase, translating to MPDNSDCFDVNVALGPRSYHISVVSDRFDQFAETLESWLNHNPAFRNTVAEGNKSALIITDENLATLHASKVEKSLETRGWKWETAVIEPGEKSKSLAVISDLYDRLVAIKADRQTIVIAVGGGVIGDAAGFVAATYVRGLPFVQVPTSLLAHVDSSVGGKVGVNHPQAKNLIGAFYQPLGVFIDTSTLETLPDRDYRSGLAEVVKYGVILDSRFFQYLEQNIDGLNQRSAEVLRKVIARSCELKAEVVEQDEHERTGLRAILNYGHTFAHAFEALCGYGELMHGEAVSIGMIYASCLAEKLNLISHQETERQVHLLQALGLPTLLPEGTQLNNDDIIDRMKLDKKTVGGQLRFVLPTCLGRVEVFKEIPEAQVREVLDELKRSVSSDDFQI from the coding sequence GTGCCTGATAATTCTGATTGTTTTGATGTTAATGTTGCTTTGGGACCACGGAGTTACCATATTTCGGTAGTCAGTGACAGGTTTGATCAGTTCGCTGAAACCCTGGAAAGTTGGTTGAATCATAATCCTGCTTTTCGAAATACAGTTGCAGAAGGAAACAAGTCGGCACTGATCATAACAGACGAAAATCTTGCAACATTGCATGCTTCTAAAGTTGAAAAGAGTCTGGAAACGCGTGGCTGGAAATGGGAAACTGCGGTTATTGAACCAGGAGAGAAATCCAAATCACTGGCTGTCATATCTGACCTGTATGATCGACTGGTAGCCATAAAGGCTGATCGGCAAACAATCGTGATTGCCGTTGGTGGTGGAGTGATAGGTGATGCAGCCGGATTTGTAGCAGCAACCTATGTCCGTGGGCTACCTTTTGTCCAAGTCCCAACTTCACTGTTAGCGCATGTCGATAGTTCTGTAGGTGGGAAAGTGGGGGTCAATCATCCTCAGGCAAAAAACCTGATCGGCGCCTTCTACCAGCCGTTGGGAGTCTTCATCGATACCTCAACACTCGAAACACTTCCAGATCGTGATTATCGTAGCGGTTTGGCAGAAGTTGTAAAATATGGTGTGATTCTTGATTCACGGTTTTTTCAGTATCTTGAACAGAATATCGATGGACTGAATCAACGCTCTGCGGAGGTGCTTCGTAAGGTAATTGCCCGTAGTTGTGAACTCAAAGCAGAAGTTGTAGAGCAGGATGAGCATGAGCGAACAGGACTACGGGCCATACTTAATTATGGTCATACTTTTGCACACGCTTTTGAAGCCCTCTGTGGTTATGGAGAACTAATGCATGGCGAAGCGGTCTCCATTGGCATGATCTATGCCAGCTGTCTGGCAGAAAAACTGAACTTGATTTCCCATCAGGAAACAGAACGTCAAGTTCATCTTTTGCAGGCATTGGGTTTGCCAACGCTATTGCCCGAAGGAACTCAGCTCAATAATGACGATATTATCGATCGTATGAAGTTGGATAAGAAAACAGTAGGGGGGCAACTAAGATTTGTACTTCCAACTTGTCTGGGTCGCGTCGAAGTGTTCAAAGAGATCCCGGAAGCACAAGTTCGAGAAGTCCTTGATGAACTGAAACGCTCGGTTTCCTCCGATGATTTTCAGATTTAA
- the mfd gene encoding transcription-repair coupling factor, whose product MTKPIDSQIESMQDLVPVLSQSEGFAAVVAALQSGQSGTIDGAWGGSCALTAAAIAKSLKSPLLIVLPRLGEIDEFAGDFASFLGRIPELFPAWETLPGEYDVADSVFGGRLRVLNQLGQADTHTVQNPLVMVSSFPALLQPVPSQSERREATRTIKVGDEIDTDAFMSWLIERGFERTTAIELPGEFSMHGGILDIFSPDATLPIRIEFFGDEVESIRRFDVETQRTVETCQQVDLILVSPVSSDQKRSQHRTVVAQSEEEPVTESLLDNLPADTCIVLIELPELIEEGKRYLERLENPRGLFSVPATLSRCTDFPSVTIAPISAESTEVSCHLQIESIERFTRAKSEMIEELDSITGVQDRILICCHNQGEEDRLQEILGESDFDITDRITTCIGNLALGFRIVPEHLVVLSDHELFGRADIRHKPRKRKVESRAIDSFLDLNVGDFVVHLSHGIARFKGLELLEKEGHREEHLSLEFRDKVQMYVPVSLVHLVQKYIGGGKHIPQLSKLGTKGWANKKEKAAQAVRDMASDMLRLQAMRSAQPGLAYPLDSHWQKEFEASFPYTETEDQLHAINDVRLDMERPQPMDRLICGDVGYGKTEVAIRAAFKAIDAGKQVAVLVPTTVLAEQHTRTFSERMADYPITIEGLSRFKTKKEQRIILEGMASGSVDLVIGTHRLIQKDIKFKDLGLLIIDEEQRFGVEAKEMLKHLRLQIEVLTLSATPVPRTLHMSLLGIRDISNLTTAPRDRVPIETRITRFDPELIRHAMVRELNRNGQVYFVHNRVHDLKTYADRIQQIVPEANIGIGHGQMKESELETAMLDFVSGKNDIFVCTTIVESGLDIPNANTIFIHDAGNYGLSDLHQLRGRVGRSHHRAYCYLLLRDGQILTPVAAKRLKAIEEYSELGAGFKIAMRDLEIRGAGNILGTEQSGHIAAVGYELYCQLLENACKKLKNEPIREHHHVSIDLPCTAFLPSDFIPPGRIKIEIYRKLSAVRSLEELSELEEEIQDRFGNIPNPACNLILLKELQILAQLWQVDSIRLEDNFAVLGYRDKNHILALVKSNQNRIPIRIVDHKSAYIPLPSSAVNVEVVMQELKSVLQQSFDLAYNPAPSP is encoded by the coding sequence ATGACCAAACCAATCGACAGTCAGATTGAGTCGATGCAGGATCTGGTTCCCGTTTTAAGCCAAAGCGAAGGATTCGCAGCAGTTGTTGCAGCCCTCCAATCAGGTCAGAGTGGGACGATTGACGGAGCCTGGGGAGGATCGTGCGCGCTGACTGCTGCGGCAATCGCCAAATCTTTAAAATCACCCTTACTAATCGTACTTCCCCGATTGGGAGAAATTGATGAATTTGCGGGTGACTTTGCCAGTTTTCTGGGAAGAATCCCTGAATTATTTCCGGCCTGGGAGACCTTACCGGGCGAGTATGACGTAGCCGATTCGGTCTTTGGAGGTCGCCTGCGCGTACTCAATCAGTTGGGACAGGCAGATACCCATACGGTCCAAAACCCGCTTGTGATGGTGTCTTCCTTCCCTGCTCTGTTACAACCGGTTCCTAGCCAAAGTGAACGGCGCGAAGCCACCCGTACTATCAAGGTCGGAGACGAAATTGATACCGATGCTTTTATGAGCTGGCTCATTGAACGCGGTTTCGAACGAACCACTGCAATCGAACTCCCTGGGGAATTCAGTATGCATGGGGGGATTCTCGATATTTTTTCTCCTGATGCCACACTTCCCATTCGTATCGAATTTTTTGGTGATGAAGTTGAATCGATCAGACGGTTTGATGTAGAAACGCAGCGAACAGTTGAAACCTGCCAACAAGTCGATCTCATTCTGGTTTCACCCGTTTCATCTGATCAGAAACGTTCACAGCATCGGACAGTGGTGGCTCAGAGTGAAGAAGAACCGGTAACAGAAAGCCTGTTGGATAACTTGCCTGCCGATACTTGCATTGTGTTAATTGAACTTCCCGAACTGATCGAAGAAGGCAAACGTTATCTGGAACGTCTTGAAAATCCGCGTGGACTATTCAGTGTACCAGCGACTTTGTCACGCTGTACTGATTTTCCTTCTGTGACAATTGCTCCGATTTCGGCTGAATCGACTGAGGTATCTTGCCATTTGCAGATTGAATCGATCGAACGGTTTACACGCGCCAAGTCCGAAATGATCGAAGAGTTGGATTCGATAACCGGAGTTCAGGACCGAATTCTCATTTGTTGTCATAATCAGGGCGAAGAAGATCGTCTGCAGGAGATACTTGGTGAGTCCGATTTTGATATCACTGATCGCATTACGACTTGTATTGGAAATCTGGCTTTAGGTTTTCGGATCGTACCCGAGCATCTAGTTGTTCTCAGTGACCATGAGCTTTTCGGACGAGCTGACATCAGACATAAGCCCAGAAAGCGAAAAGTCGAAAGTCGGGCGATCGACAGCTTCCTGGATTTAAACGTGGGAGACTTTGTTGTTCATTTGTCACATGGTATTGCGCGTTTCAAAGGACTTGAACTGCTTGAAAAAGAGGGACATCGCGAAGAACATCTTTCTTTAGAATTTCGTGACAAAGTGCAGATGTATGTTCCCGTGTCTCTGGTTCATTTGGTGCAAAAATATATTGGTGGTGGAAAACATATACCACAGCTTTCGAAACTAGGAACCAAAGGCTGGGCTAATAAAAAAGAAAAAGCAGCGCAAGCCGTTCGAGATATGGCCAGCGACATGTTGCGATTGCAGGCAATGCGGTCTGCACAACCAGGGCTGGCGTATCCCCTCGATAGTCATTGGCAAAAAGAGTTTGAGGCTTCGTTTCCCTACACGGAAACAGAAGACCAATTGCATGCGATCAATGATGTTCGACTCGATATGGAACGGCCTCAGCCCATGGATCGTCTCATCTGTGGTGATGTCGGTTATGGCAAAACAGAAGTTGCTATTCGGGCCGCCTTTAAAGCCATCGATGCAGGTAAGCAAGTCGCTGTTCTGGTTCCTACGACGGTTTTAGCCGAACAGCATACCCGCACTTTCAGTGAGCGCATGGCCGATTATCCGATCACAATTGAAGGCCTGTCTCGTTTCAAAACCAAAAAAGAACAGAGAATCATTCTTGAAGGGATGGCCTCCGGTAGTGTTGACCTGGTTATTGGAACTCATCGCTTAATTCAGAAGGATATTAAGTTTAAAGATTTGGGATTGTTGATCATTGATGAAGAACAACGCTTTGGTGTAGAGGCGAAGGAAATGCTGAAACACCTTAGATTGCAAATTGAAGTGCTGACTCTTAGTGCGACACCGGTACCTCGTACACTACATATGTCTTTATTAGGGATACGTGATATTTCTAATCTGACGACAGCCCCCCGTGATCGCGTTCCCATCGAAACCAGAATCACACGCTTCGATCCCGAACTGATTCGGCATGCGATGGTCCGTGAATTGAATCGAAATGGGCAGGTTTACTTTGTGCACAACCGTGTTCATGATCTTAAGACTTACGCAGATCGAATCCAGCAGATTGTTCCCGAAGCAAACATTGGCATTGGTCATGGGCAAATGAAAGAATCAGAGCTTGAAACGGCAATGCTTGACTTTGTTTCCGGAAAAAACGATATATTCGTTTGCACGACCATCGTAGAGAGTGGGCTTGATATTCCAAATGCGAATACGATTTTCATTCACGATGCCGGGAATTATGGACTATCTGATCTACATCAGTTAAGAGGACGCGTTGGTCGATCACATCATCGGGCTTATTGTTATCTCTTGCTCCGCGATGGTCAGATACTGACTCCGGTTGCCGCTAAGCGGCTCAAAGCGATTGAGGAATACAGCGAACTTGGTGCCGGATTCAAAATTGCCATGCGTGATCTGGAGATTCGAGGAGCCGGTAACATTTTGGGGACGGAGCAGAGTGGGCACATCGCCGCTGTTGGCTATGAACTTTATTGTCAACTTTTAGAGAATGCTTGCAAAAAACTGAAAAATGAGCCCATTCGGGAACATCACCATGTCTCCATAGATTTACCTTGTACTGCTTTCCTCCCCTCAGATTTCATTCCTCCTGGCCGCATAAAAATTGAAATTTACCGAAAATTGTCTGCGGTTCGCTCACTTGAAGAACTTTCCGAGCTGGAAGAGGAAATCCAGGACCGATTTGGGAATATTCCCAATCCTGCCTGTAACTTAATTCTTTTAAAGGAATTACAGATCCTGGCGCAACTCTGGCAAGTTGACAGTATTCGGCTGGAAGATAATTTTGCGGTTTTGGGTTATCGGGATAAAAATCATATACTCGCTTTGGTAAAAAGTAATCAAAATCGAATACCTATTCGCATCGTCGATCATAAGTCGGCATATATTCCACTACCAAGTTCTGCCGTAAATGTTGAAGTGGTCATGCAAGAGCTCAAATCGGTATTGCAACAAAGTTTTGATCTGGCCTATAATCCCGCACCATCGCCCTGA